The Halococcus salifodinae DSM 8989 genome includes a region encoding these proteins:
- a CDS encoding redoxin domain-containing protein: MAALDFDVVELDAADHPTEGDEAPDFVRPLVDAEVWSDTALSDVLDDGPAVLVFHPMDGAFPATYVWNEIRDRGWTDEIAVVGLSISTPYAHKRLIAERGIDARLFSDPQNGVAEQYGIVNDLDGMAGITEPRPAVFVIDDERTVRYAWVASEWPDFPDYDDVEAAIDAL, translated from the coding sequence ATGGCAGCGCTCGACTTCGACGTGGTCGAACTCGACGCGGCGGACCATCCCACCGAGGGCGACGAAGCGCCCGATTTCGTCCGACCGCTCGTCGACGCCGAGGTGTGGAGCGACACCGCCCTCTCGGACGTGCTCGACGACGGACCGGCCGTTCTCGTCTTCCACCCGATGGACGGGGCGTTCCCCGCGACGTACGTCTGGAACGAGATCCGGGATCGAGGGTGGACCGACGAAATCGCGGTCGTCGGACTCTCGATCTCGACGCCGTACGCACACAAGCGGCTGATCGCCGAGCGCGGGATCGACGCGCGGCTGTTTTCAGACCCGCAGAACGGCGTCGCCGAGCAGTACGGGATCGTAAACGACCTCGACGGAATGGCCGGGATCACGGAGCCGCGGCCAGCCGTGTTCGTGATCGACGACGAGCGCACGGTCCGGTACGCGTGGGTCGCGAGCGAGTGGCCCGACTTCCCCGACTACGACGACGTCGAGGCCGCGATCGACGCACTCTGA
- a CDS encoding prepilin peptidase, giving the protein MNASVDLLRLLALPVLGWAAVRDLRTRRVANRTWLPLVALGGALLAWEAWTIWHGGLDAERRLFVVRVAVSVGVIAPLGTLFWWLGAFGGADAKALAAVCLCFPTPPSYLLPTSPSLVLPFTTVSGAFAVTILTNAALVGAVYPLSLTARNALAGRITTTMAVGRPISWERIPAIHGRLLGRANGLDAGLDLDALRMYLAWRNTSLAALRAAPAEGRDPESLPTEPNAPGDGRIDAATDGGPRHGDSRATEPVRDATASDRESVQNSADSWGAAAFCDDVDDAYGATPANLRTALDHLTTAESVWISPGIPFLVPLFGGLCLALAYGDLLYAGLALLGVL; this is encoded by the coding sequence GTGAACGCGTCCGTCGACCTGCTCCGGCTGCTCGCGCTCCCCGTGCTCGGCTGGGCTGCCGTCCGTGATCTGCGAACGCGCCGGGTGGCGAACCGGACGTGGCTGCCGCTCGTCGCCCTCGGTGGCGCGCTGCTCGCGTGGGAGGCGTGGACGATATGGCACGGCGGCCTCGACGCCGAACGCCGACTGTTCGTCGTCCGCGTCGCCGTCAGCGTGGGCGTGATCGCCCCACTCGGCACCCTGTTCTGGTGGCTCGGCGCGTTCGGCGGCGCTGATGCGAAGGCGCTCGCCGCGGTCTGCCTGTGTTTTCCGACACCACCCTCGTATCTTCTCCCGACCTCACCGTCGCTCGTTCTCCCGTTCACGACCGTGAGCGGTGCGTTCGCCGTGACGATCCTCACGAACGCGGCGCTCGTCGGCGCGGTCTACCCGCTCTCACTTACCGCCCGGAACGCGCTCGCGGGACGAATCACGACGACGATGGCCGTGGGTCGGCCGATTTCGTGGGAGAGGATTCCCGCAATCCACGGCCGGCTGCTCGGGCGGGCGAACGGGCTCGATGCGGGCCTCGATCTCGACGCACTCCGGATGTATCTCGCGTGGCGTAACACGAGTCTCGCCGCGCTCCGCGCCGCACCTGCTGAAGGACGCGACCCCGAGAGCCTGCCGACGGAACCGAACGCGCCCGGCGACGGACGGATCGACGCCGCCACCGACGGCGGGCCGCGACACGGAGACAGCCGAGCGACTGAACCGGTCCGCGACGCAACGGCAAGCGATCGGGAGAGCGTACAGAATTCGGCCGACTCGTGGGGCGCAGCGGCGTTTTGTGACGACGTGGACGACGCCTACGGCGCGACCCCCGCCAACCTCCGTACGGCGCTCGACCACCTCACGACGGCGGAATCGGTGTGGATCTCGCCGGGCATCCCGTTTCTCGTCCCGCTGTTCGGCGGACTCTGTCTCGCGCTGGCGTACGGCGATCTGCTCTACGCCGGGCTCGCGCTGCTCGGAGTGCTCTGA
- a CDS encoding hemolysin family protein: MGILPLTTASSAPIPAVTPIQMDVLGISLSQTAFAGIGALMILVLIGFSGFFSSSEIAMFSLPAHRLDAMIEKGQRGAQTVKALKEDPHRLLVTILVGNNLVNITMSSISTTIVGFYFDAGTAVLVSSFGITSLVLLFGESAPKSYAVENTESWARRVAPPLRVVEKVLWPLITLFYYLTQMVNRITGGRSSIETSYVTREEIEDMIETGEREGVIEADEREMLQRIFRFNNTIAKEVMTPRLDVTAIDAESTVEQAIETCVQSGHARIPVYEGSLDNVIGIVNIRDLVRDLNYGESADLELDDLIQPTLHVPESKNVDDLLREMRADRLRIAIVIDEFGTTEGIVSVEDMIEEIVGEILEGGENEPIEIVDDDTLVAQGEVNIHAVNEALDIDLPEGEEFETIAGFIFNRAGRLVEAGESLTYDGVEITVESVEDTRITAARVHRLPETETNAEATAETDGGPDETD, translated from the coding sequence ATGGGCATACTTCCACTCACGACGGCTTCGTCCGCGCCGATACCAGCAGTCACTCCCATCCAGATGGACGTGCTCGGGATTTCGCTCTCCCAGACGGCGTTCGCCGGCATCGGTGCGCTCATGATCCTCGTGCTGATCGGCTTCTCGGGGTTTTTCTCCTCCTCGGAGATCGCGATGTTCTCCCTGCCGGCCCACCGCCTCGACGCGATGATCGAGAAGGGCCAGCGTGGCGCGCAGACAGTCAAGGCCCTCAAGGAGGACCCCCACCGCTTGCTCGTGACGATTCTGGTGGGTAACAACCTCGTCAACATCACGATGTCGTCCATCTCGACGACCATCGTCGGCTTTTACTTCGACGCGGGCACGGCGGTGCTCGTCTCGTCGTTCGGTATCACGTCGCTCGTTCTGCTGTTCGGCGAGAGCGCGCCCAAATCCTACGCCGTCGAGAACACCGAGTCGTGGGCACGGCGCGTTGCCCCGCCGCTGCGGGTCGTCGAGAAGGTGCTGTGGCCGCTCATCACGCTGTTCTACTATCTGACACAGATGGTGAACAGGATCACCGGTGGCCGCTCGTCGATCGAGACCTCCTACGTCACCCGCGAGGAGATCGAGGACATGATCGAGACCGGCGAGCGTGAGGGCGTGATCGAAGCGGACGAACGCGAGATGCTCCAGCGCATCTTCCGTTTCAACAACACCATCGCGAAAGAAGTGATGACCCCCCGACTCGACGTGACCGCGATCGACGCCGAATCCACCGTCGAGCAGGCGATCGAGACCTGCGTCCAGAGCGGTCACGCCCGGATTCCGGTGTACGAGGGCAGCCTCGACAACGTCATCGGGATCGTCAACATCCGCGATCTCGTCCGGGACCTGAACTACGGCGAGTCCGCGGATCTCGAACTCGACGACCTCATCCAGCCGACCCTCCACGTCCCCGAGTCGAAGAACGTCGACGACCTCCTCCGTGAGATGCGCGCCGACCGCCTCCGGATCGCGATCGTGATCGACGAGTTCGGCACCACCGAGGGCATCGTCTCGGTCGAGGACATGATCGAGGAGATCGTGGGCGAGATATTGGAGGGCGGCGAGAACGAACCCATCGAGATCGTCGACGACGACACGCTCGTGGCTCAGGGCGAGGTCAACATCCACGCGGTCAACGAGGCGCTCGACATCGACCTCCCCGAGGGCGAGGAGTTCGAGACCATCGCCGGGTTCATCTTCAACCGTGCGGGTCGGCTAGTCGAGGCTGGCGAGAGCCTCACCTACGATGGGGTCGAGATCACGGTCGAATCCGTCGAAGACACCCGGATCACGGCCGCACGTGTTCATCGGCTTCCCGAAACCGAGACGAACGCCGAAGCGACCGCCGAGACCGATGGCGGGCCGGACGAGACGGACTGA
- a CDS encoding L-threonylcarbamoyladenylate synthase: MVDLARAATAIREGEVVVYPTETVYGLAADALSTAAVERVFAVKGRDRSKPISLAVPDVETAAEYTRPTAQEKRFMDEFLPGPVTVLVEAREAVPDVLTAGGDQVGVRVPDHPTALAFLREVAPLTATSANVSGNPSARRAEAVDAAVREASAAVIDGGDELPGTESTVVDVAERTIHRRGARADEIAAWLERK; encoded by the coding sequence GTGGTCGATCTCGCACGCGCCGCCACGGCGATCCGCGAGGGCGAGGTCGTGGTCTATCCGACCGAGACGGTTTACGGCCTCGCCGCGGACGCGCTCTCGACGGCGGCGGTCGAGCGGGTGTTCGCCGTCAAGGGACGCGATCGGAGCAAGCCGATCTCGCTCGCGGTGCCCGACGTCGAGACGGCGGCGGAGTACACGCGGCCGACCGCACAGGAAAAACGGTTCATGGACGAATTCCTGCCCGGTCCGGTCACGGTGCTCGTCGAAGCGCGCGAGGCGGTCCCCGACGTACTGACTGCCGGTGGGGACCAGGTTGGCGTGCGCGTCCCCGACCATCCGACCGCACTCGCGTTCCTGCGAGAGGTCGCCCCGCTCACCGCAACCAGTGCGAACGTGAGCGGGAACCCGAGCGCCCGGCGGGCAGAGGCGGTCGACGCGGCGGTACGGGAGGCGAGCGCGGCCGTGATCGACGGTGGCGACGAACTCCCCGGCACCGAAAGCACCGTGGTCGACGTTGCCGAGAGGACGATTCACCGTCGCGGCGCGCGCGCCGACGAGAT
- a CDS encoding DUF5828 family protein translates to MEESISGFKIRGGWNDAVEHGERITHALAELGAESEAFEEWDEWRPKSHERLGEDVNEKTAEQASIEEGEGEKAGKEPNEDLLSAGEKLSESYDRLDDPDEAVDTWSESLDYVARAADSAGRKAVRTVEDTVYRNVMTQVAPYYFDNELVSANLQRSGRAREGDDVGYAFEVNVNDDDLKEEVSDRLAEYDDEVDRWHVDTPKNVEALEAAEGGEVPEETAASDADSDIDFTAN, encoded by the coding sequence ATGGAAGAGAGCATTTCAGGCTTCAAGATCCGGGGCGGATGGAACGACGCGGTCGAACACGGCGAGCGGATCACCCACGCGCTCGCCGAACTCGGGGCGGAGAGCGAGGCGTTCGAGGAGTGGGACGAGTGGCGACCCAAGAGCCACGAGCGCCTCGGCGAGGACGTCAACGAGAAGACCGCCGAGCAGGCGAGCATCGAAGAGGGCGAGGGAGAGAAAGCCGGCAAAGAGCCGAACGAGGACCTCCTGAGTGCGGGCGAGAAGCTCAGCGAGTCCTACGACCGGCTCGACGATCCCGATGAGGCGGTCGACACGTGGAGCGAATCGCTCGACTACGTCGCGCGCGCGGCCGACTCCGCCGGCCGGAAGGCGGTTCGCACCGTCGAAGACACCGTCTACCGGAACGTGATGACCCAGGTCGCGCCGTACTACTTCGACAACGAGCTCGTGAGCGCGAACCTCCAGCGCTCGGGGCGCGCACGCGAGGGCGACGACGTGGGATACGCCTTCGAGGTCAACGTCAACGACGACGATCTCAAAGAGGAAGTCTCCGACCGGCTCGCCGAGTACGACGACGAGGTCGATCGGTGGCACGTCGACACCCCGAAGAACGTCGAGGCGCTCGAAGCCGCCGAGGGCGGCGAAGTGCCCGAGGAAACAGCGGCGTCCGATGCCGACTCGGACATCGACTTCACGGCGAACTGA
- a CDS encoding glutathione S-transferase N-terminal domain-containing protein: protein MSTDAASGTASVEASEPLTLYRLQACPFCERVVRRLDELGVDYESQFIEPLHSERDVVKRISGKRTVPAIVDPNTGVTMSESANIVAYLDGTYGDGEDAA, encoded by the coding sequence ATGAGCACCGATGCAGCCAGCGGCACCGCGTCCGTCGAGGCAAGCGAGCCACTCACGCTCTACCGACTCCAGGCGTGTCCGTTCTGCGAGCGCGTCGTCCGCCGGCTGGACGAGCTCGGTGTCGACTACGAGTCGCAGTTCATCGAGCCGCTGCACTCCGAGCGCGACGTCGTGAAGCGCATCAGCGGCAAGCGCACCGTGCCGGCGATCGTCGATCCCAATACGGGAGTCACGATGTCCGAAAGCGCGAACATCGTGGCGTATCTCGACGGCACCTACGGCGACGGGGAGGACGCGGCCTGA